The Brachyhypopomus gauderio isolate BG-103 chromosome 7, BGAUD_0.2, whole genome shotgun sequence genome has a window encoding:
- the LOC143518704 gene encoding transmembrane protein 127, with protein sequence MAQSLSPAAVCQCFTLVGLCTSIADPNWIHVQNGTDPYGKQLIYGVAFTLHAARSLNDTAPLGGPDGLGLSLLYVLAAFCYAAVLASSSAFLLDFLGVGSAHSRVVASAHVSTAVLCLMVLGVSSTCLYVIQHNVQKEGWGLVWDRPSAPPTRLQTYPGESMIIEALALLFSLVAAIFNLRCPRESTTASRYLSVESEDEETEPLIGGLRDQSAEVFPADQS encoded by the exons ATGGCGCAGAGTTTATCCCCCGCCGCCGTCTGCCAGTGCTTCACGCTGGTGGGCCTGTGCACCTCTATCGCCGATCCGAACTGGATTCACGTGCAGAACGGCACGGACCCCTACGGCAAACAACTGATTTACGGCGTTGCGTTCACACTGCACGCAGCACGGAGCCTCAACGATACCG CTCCTCTTGGTGGGCCGGACGGGCTGGGCCTGTCGCTGCTGTATGTGCTGGCCGCGTTCTGCTACGCCGCTGTGCTTGCCTCAAGCTCCGCCTTCCTGCTGGACTTCCTGGGCGTCGGCTCCGCCCACTCCAGGGTGGTGGCTTCCGCCCACGTCTCCACAG CGGTGCTGTGTctgatggtgttgggtgtgagCAGCACCTGTCTCTACGTCATCCAGCACAACGTGCAGAAAGAGGGGTGGGGCTTGGTCTGGGACCGCccctcagccccgcccaccagaCTGCAGACCTATCCCGGAGAGAGTATGATCATCGAGGCGCTGgccctcctcttctccttggtGGCTGCCATCTTTAACTTGAGATGCCCTCGAGAGTCCACAACGGCCAGCCGCTACCTCTCCGTGGAGTCTGAGGACGAGGAAACTGAGCCTCTTATCGGAGGTTTGAGAGATCAGTCAGCGGAGGTGTTTCCTGCTGACCAGTCTTAG
- the ddrgk1 gene encoding DDRGK domain-containing protein 1 — protein sequence MDIILYFVAAAILIVLIVFAAKIRSRTEEADHEDRRNVAARAAAAPRAPEERGTGMPRRRRGLDRMMAQRRAQRDDENEIIGADEVDEDEEGEMPPADERPQAPGKVGAKKQRKLEEKQARKAQREAELEEREERRRMQELREQEKKKEEEKERLLEQKQEEELQRAKEEQEKREEEEYQRLKESFVIEEQGETEELTEQESRNLLQEFIQYVKDSKVVLLEDLASHFGLRTQDAIARLQDLMADHSLTGVIDDRGKFIFITPQELDAVAQFIKQRGRVSISELAQASNTLISLTPAVQNISLPTAQTLAQETAAS from the exons ATGgatattattctttatttcgTAGCTGCAGCGATTTTAATTGTTCTGATTGTATTCGCTGCAAAGATCCGCAGCCGTACGGAGGAAG CGGACCATGAAGACCGGAGGAATGTCGCTGCGCGAGCCGCAGCCGCTCCGCGCGCGCCCGAGGAGCGCGGGACGGGAATGCCCCGTCGCCGTAGAGGCCTGGACCGGATGATGGCGCAGAGGCGAGCCCAGAGAGACGACGAGAATG AAATCATTGGTGCGGATGAGgtagatgaggatgaggaaggtGAGATGCCCCCGGCTGATGAGCGACCTCAGGCCCCGGGGAAAGTGGGTGCCAAGAAGCAGAGGAAGCTGGAAGAGAAGCAGGCCAGAAAAGCTCAGAGAGAG GCTGAATTGGAGGAGCGTGAGGAGAGGAGGCGCATGCAGGAGCTCAGAGAGcaggagaagaagaaggaggaagagaaggagagactgcTAGAGCAGAAACAG gaggaggagctacagCGTGCTaaggaggagcaggagaagagagaggaagaggagtaccAGAGACTCAAAGAGTCCTTCGTCATTGAGGAACAGGGCGAGACGGAAGAGCTCACAGAACAGGAG tcACGCAACCTACTTCAAGAGTTTATTCAGTATGTTAAG GACTCCAAGGTGGTGCTGCTAGAGGACTTGGCTTCACATTTTGGACTGCGCACACAG GATGCTATTGCCAGACTGCAGGACTTGATGGCAGACCACTCTCTTACAG GAGTGATCGATGACCGGGGAAAGTTCATCTTCATCACTCCACAGGAGCTGGACGCCGTGGCACAGTTCATCAAGCAGAGAGGAAGAGTCTCCATCTCTGAGTTGGCTCAAGCCAGCAACACGCTGATCAGTCTGACTCCCGCCGTTCAGAACATCTCCTTACCTACCGCACAAACCCTGGCACAGGAAACAGCAGCCAGctaa